The Salvia splendens isolate huo1 chromosome 20, SspV2, whole genome shotgun sequence nucleotide sequence TTCTTGAAAATTTGAATGTTTCCAACAACAAACTGGAAGGGAGAATTCCAGATGGTGGTTGTTTTCGTAACTTTAGTGCACCGTCTTTTGCCAACAACTTAGCTTTGTGTGGTCCAATAACATTTCAAGTTCCAGCCTGCCCAGAAAGCCATCATAAATCATGGTTGAAAAAACTCATGGTGTCATTAGTGATTTTAGCTGTCATTGTGGCGATTGCATTGCTTACTTTCATAAGGATGTATAAACAGAAAAAAGTAGGCCTCTCGGTTCATTTTTCAGCACAAATTACTGAATGCATAGGAATTCCTTACAATGAACTTGAACGAGGAACGAGTTCATTTAGTGAAACCAACCTACTTGGAAGAGGTAGCTTTGGTTCTGTATTCGAAGCAACACTTTCTGATGGGTTGAAAGTTGCGGTAAAAGTGTTCAACTTGgaagtacaaggagcagcaagGAGCTTTGGTGTTGAAAGTTCAATATTGAGCAGCATTCGACACAGAAATTTGGTTCGGGTTATTGGATATTGTTGTAATATGAACTTTAAAGCATTGATTCTCACATACATGCCAAATGGGAGCTTGGACAAATGGTTGCATTCCAGCAATTATAGTCTGGATCTTATACAGAGGTTGAAAATAGCAATAGACGTTGCGGCCGCCTTGGAATATCTTCATCATGGTCATACATTCCCAATTGTTCACTGTGATATAAAGCCAAGCAATGTGTTGCTTGATCAAGACATGGTTGCCCATCTTGCTGATTTTGGCATTTCCAAGCTTTTCGATGGAGGGGAAACTAtcattcaaacacaaacactggCAACTATCGGTTATGCAGCACCAGGTATGCATGATTATAAGCTTTCCAACTTAAATTTTATCATGTGTTAATGTTTTACCTAATCCTAACAAAAAGTTGAATGCATGTGATACTATTAGAGTTTGGAATGGAAGGGAAAGTATCAATAAATGGAGATGTATATAGTTTTGGGATACTTGTGCTGGAGATGTTTACCGGAAAGAGGCCAACGGATGATATGTTCGATGAAGAAAGAAGCTTAAAACAGTGGGTAAGTGAAGCATTAGAGGAAAATACCGCAACTCAAGTGATGGCACCTGCTTTGTTGTCAATGGAAGATGAGCATTACTCTGCCAAGGAGAAATGCATGTTATCAACATTTGAATTGGCAATGAAATGTTTAGCTGTTTCAGCAGACGAAAGGATCAATATGATTGAAGCAGCGGCTGCTCTGCACAAGATTTATGCAACATTTGTAGCAGGAACTCAATGGCGCCGTCCATGAGATTTTCCCGCCAAATCTCCACCACATTCGGTGTCATTTTGTAGCCGCCATCAGCCCATGCCTCCACCCGGTGATTCGTCTACCTCTAGGCGCTAGCTACATGCCACGCTGAGAGGTAGATCTTCATCCTTATGGTGATTCGATTTGAATTTGTGTTGTTAATAATTTTAAAGTATAGTAACTAATGTTTTCTTTAGCTTGATATGTATAATATATTTAAGATGAACATTATGCTAGTGTTTGTGTTAATGTGTATGTAACTTCTTGTGATAGTAGATTGTGTGAGATTGTGAGTGATGgaaaaagtataattaaaataatgtgGAAATTAAATGACAATAATTTGGATTAATTGGCTTAATTGCCAATTATGgaaattaaattagtattgACTGTGGTTAAATTGCAGGATTAAAAGCAGATTCAGAATTCTACTATGGAGAGGAGCAGAAAAGAAGATTTGGGCTTAAGGATTTCAACTGTGTTCCACTGATAATGAccaaattatgatttaattgtTGTAATTAAATCAGGCCCAGAGACG carries:
- the LOC121780729 gene encoding receptor kinase-like protein Xa21, translated to MDGNSFSGSIPHFSNLKLLQSLLLSENNLSGAKFTTQELTFLSSLTNCRHLKYLVVSDNPLNGILPASIGNFPSSLEMFEVENCGITSVIPSEIGNLSSLLYLDLARNQLSGLIPPTIGKMKQLQRLYLDGNQLVGSIPNQLCQMNHLGEFDLSMNMLVGPIPECIGDVKSLRMINLGSNQLNSTIPPNLWVLTDLLNLSLSSNHLSGQLSSQLGNLKSIASLDLSSNQFSGNIPTLIDGCQSLEFLNISNNFLSGSIPQSLGNLKGLKTLDLSYNNLSGTIPKSLEDLLFLENLNVSNNKLEGRIPDGGCFRNFSAPSFANNLALCGPITFQVPACPESHHKSWLKKLMVSLVILAVIVAIALLTFIRMYKQKKVGLSVHFSAQITECIGIPYNELERGTSSFSETNLLGRGSFGSVFEATLSDGLKVAVKVFNLEVQGAARSFGVESSILSSIRHRNLVRVIGYCCNMNFKALILTYMPNGSLDKWLHSSNYSLDLIQRLKIAIDVAAALEYLHHGHTFPIVHCDIKPSNVLLDQDMVAHLADFGISKLFDGGETIIQTQTLATIGYAAPEFGMEGKVSINGDVYSFGILVLEMFTGKRPTDDMFDEERSLKQWVSEALEENTATQVMAPALLSMEDEHYSAKEKCMLSTFELAMKCLAVSADERINMIEAAAALHKIYATFVAGTQWRRP